Proteins co-encoded in one Treponema sp. Marseille-Q3903 genomic window:
- a CDS encoding MBL fold metallo-hydrolase — protein MKKTYITTMPDHFGAFLIASECFSSLGINITRVSYNKAIDSQTLFIDAEGDEEALLKADAKLTELGYLNSEQKEKSIVLLEFLLVDKPGSVKDVLDVIRQYGLNISYISSEENGTGYQPFKMGLFVESEEQFLAFLADVQDICDVKVIDYNSSEKSFDNSIFYQSFVFGLMCRLGLSKSLQESLLVNSNKIMQMLDEKGLPPYKTFESISRFAELLAKYRGDAFAPRISTHKIAENTEIILIEPPCGSNTTILKSRGEVLFIDCGYALYREEMITLFRKILPDFDKMKKRIFITHADVDHCGLLSLFDEIYASKKTKECLNLEYEGKNDFREQNPLHRPYISICKTLTGYKPVEPSRVQALWDIYGEQEKPLESMGFFDFSEMHFEVFQGKGGHLAGETVLIDYQHHIVFSGDIYINVHGLTGEQAEYNQYAPVLMTCVDTDPLLCAMERNAIVQNLDAGEWKIFGGHGMKKDYTVS, from the coding sequence ATGAAAAAAACATATATAACTACGATGCCTGATCATTTTGGAGCCTTTTTAATAGCAAGTGAATGTTTTTCTTCGTTGGGGATAAACATCACTCGTGTAAGTTACAATAAAGCCATAGATTCTCAAACTCTTTTTATTGACGCAGAGGGAGATGAGGAAGCACTTTTAAAAGCTGATGCTAAACTTACAGAACTTGGATACCTCAATTCTGAGCAAAAAGAAAAAAGCATTGTTTTGCTGGAATTTTTACTTGTCGATAAGCCGGGGTCTGTAAAAGATGTACTTGATGTGATAAGGCAGTATGGGTTAAATATTTCTTATATCAGTTCCGAAGAAAACGGAACAGGATATCAGCCTTTTAAGATGGGGCTTTTTGTTGAAAGCGAAGAACAGTTTTTAGCTTTTTTAGCAGACGTTCAGGATATCTGTGATGTAAAAGTTATAGATTACAACAGCTCCGAAAAATCGTTTGACAATTCGATTTTCTATCAATCGTTCGTTTTCGGTCTTATGTGCAGGCTTGGGCTCTCAAAATCCTTGCAGGAATCTCTTTTGGTAAATTCAAACAAGATTATGCAGATGCTCGATGAAAAAGGGCTTCCGCCTTACAAGACTTTCGAAAGCATCAGCCGGTTTGCAGAGTTGCTTGCAAAGTATCGAGGAGACGCTTTTGCGCCTCGTATCTCCACTCATAAGATTGCAGAAAATACTGAAATAATATTGATTGAACCGCCTTGCGGAAGCAACACGACAATTTTGAAGAGTAGGGGAGAGGTGTTATTTATAGACTGTGGGTATGCTCTTTACCGTGAAGAAATGATAACATTGTTCCGAAAAATCTTGCCGGACTTCGACAAAATGAAAAAGAGAATTTTTATCACACATGCCGACGTTGACCATTGCGGACTTTTATCGTTATTTGACGAGATTTATGCAAGCAAAAAAACAAAGGAATGTCTAAATCTCGAATATGAAGGAAAAAACGACTTTCGTGAACAAAATCCTCTTCACAGACCTTACATAAGTATTTGCAAGACTCTGACAGGATATAAGCCTGTTGAACCTTCAAGAGTTCAGGCGCTCTGGGACATCTATGGAGAACAGGAAAAGCCTCTCGAATCGATGGGATTTTTTGATTTCAGTGAAATGCATTTTGAAGTTTTTCAGGGAAAAGGCGGTCATCTTGCAGGCGAAACAGTTTTGATAGACTATCAACATCACATCGTCTTTTCAGGAGACATTTATATAAACGTGCATGGATTGACAGGAGAACAAGCTGAATACAATCAGTATGCTCCCGTTTTGATGACTTGTGTCGACACTGACCCACTTTTGTGCGCCATGGAGCGAAATGCAATCGTTCAGAATCTTGATGCCGGCGAGTGGAAGATTTTTGGTGGACACGGAATGAAAAAAGATTATACTGTGAGCTGA
- a CDS encoding Xaa-Pro peptidase family protein, whose product MEKVYLDRFAKIKAEMTLRGIDALLVTDFYSIWYLSGIWNEPYERMYVLYVPVEGSVKLFANRLFNIPANNFETIWYSDSDDCVGILSSHIAEKGKVGVDKTWSARFLIPLMQKNQNVSFVLGSDCVDNVRARKDLKEIELMKEASRINDVVIEKAMAYVHKGVTELEVAEFVAEQFKKEGAEGPSFETIVSFGANAADPHHEPDGTVVQEGDCVLIDMGCRKDHYVSDMTRTAFFKSAPEEYTKIHDIVREANEKAEAFVRPGVPLCEIDAVARSYISDAGYGEYFTHRLGHFCGQTEHEQGDVSAANKDVAKEGMIFSIEPGIYLPGKFGVRIEDLVLVTKDGCEPLNHVDKHWKIIG is encoded by the coding sequence ATGGAAAAAGTTTACTTAGATAGATTTGCTAAAATAAAAGCTGAGATGACGTTGCGAGGAATTGACGCTCTGCTTGTTACGGATTTCTATTCAATTTGGTATTTAAGTGGAATCTGGAATGAACCTTATGAGAGAATGTACGTTCTCTACGTTCCTGTCGAAGGTTCTGTCAAATTGTTTGCAAACAGACTGTTCAATATTCCTGCTAACAATTTTGAAACTATTTGGTATTCAGATTCCGATGATTGCGTTGGCATTCTTTCTTCTCACATTGCAGAAAAAGGAAAGGTCGGTGTTGATAAAACGTGGTCTGCACGCTTTTTAATTCCGCTTATGCAGAAAAACCAGAATGTAAGTTTTGTACTTGGCAGCGACTGCGTAGATAATGTTCGCGCACGTAAAGATTTAAAAGAAATTGAATTGATGAAAGAAGCCTCTAGGATAAACGACGTTGTAATTGAAAAAGCGATGGCTTATGTTCATAAAGGAGTTACAGAGCTCGAAGTTGCGGAATTCGTAGCGGAGCAGTTTAAAAAAGAGGGTGCTGAAGGGCCGAGTTTTGAAACAATAGTTTCTTTTGGTGCAAATGCCGCAGATCCTCATCATGAGCCTGATGGAACTGTCGTACAAGAAGGGGACTGTGTTTTGATAGACATGGGCTGCCGAAAAGATCATTATGTTTCAGACATGACTCGTACGGCTTTTTTTAAAAGTGCGCCGGAAGAATATACAAAGATTCATGATATTGTGCGCGAAGCGAATGAAAAGGCAGAGGCTTTTGTACGTCCCGGTGTTCCTCTGTGTGAAATTGATGCTGTTGCCCGAAGTTATATTTCAGATGCAGGCTATGGCGAATATTTTACACATCGGCTCGGTCATTTTTGCGGACAGACGGAGCATGAGCAAGGCGATGTCAGCGCTGCAAACAAAGATGTCGCAAAAGAAGGGATGATTTTCAGCATCGAACCCGGAATTTATCTGCCAGGGAAATTCGGGGTTCGTATTGAAGACCTTGTTCTCGTTACAAAAGACGGCTGCGAGCCTCTAAATCATGTAGATAAACACTGGAAAATTATCGGGTAA
- the trxA gene encoding thioredoxin — MEITLTSQNFKNEVLESKEPVLVDFWASWCGPCQMMGPVVSEIAKDKAGQIKVGKVNVDDESDLAQQYGIMSIPSFILFKDGKIEKSFVGATTKEGLLQNLGL; from the coding sequence ATGGAAATCACTTTAACATCACAGAATTTTAAAAATGAAGTGTTAGAATCAAAAGAACCTGTTCTTGTTGATTTTTGGGCAAGTTGGTGCGGTCCGTGTCAGATGATGGGTCCTGTAGTTTCAGAAATCGCTAAAGACAAAGCAGGTCAGATTAAAGTCGGTAAAGTAAATGTTGACGATGAAAGCGACCTTGCTCAGCAGTATGGAATAATGAGCATTCCGTCTTTTATCCTTTTTAAGGACGGAAAAATCGAAAAATCTTTTGTCGGAGCTACTACTAAAGAAGGTCTTTTGCAGAATCTGGGGCTTTAA
- a CDS encoding HU family DNA-binding protein, whose product MNNSKTTKKELVQNVYNTISVDKQTIQKTIDCFLEQLRKSMEEGNTIELRGFGTFEPRLRKGKASARNPKTGEKVKVEPHYVIAFRAGQELKEKLWKLDPSKMENK is encoded by the coding sequence ATGAACAATTCAAAAACGACAAAAAAAGAACTTGTGCAAAATGTATATAACACAATAAGTGTCGATAAACAGACAATTCAAAAAACGATAGACTGCTTTCTTGAACAATTGCGGAAATCTATGGAAGAAGGAAATACAATTGAATTGAGAGGCTTCGGCACTTTTGAACCTCGCCTAAGAAAAGGGAAAGCATCTGCCCGAAATCCTAAAACCGGAGAAAAAGTAAAAGTAGAGCCGCATTATGTCATCGCATTCAGAGCCGGTCAGGAACTAAAAGAAAAACTCTGGAAACTTGACCCTTCAAAAATGGAAAATAAATAA
- a CDS encoding alpha/beta hydrolase family protein: protein MASLNIELFSNCLNRATSFKMIIPTDRRFDPLNKAEENPNLNRPMRTLFLLHGYTGKGDCWIPEHLIEQYNFAVVCPSGENSFWLNGLSTGHAFQSFVGEELVDFVRKTFGLAKNREETYIMGLSMGGFGALHTALAYPDVFSKTAPLSSAFVQHEVANMNPGNLGKAHEIANYDFYRECFGEPSELLESEKNPETLVKKLLREKKKLPEIFMSVGTEDFLLEQNRAMHKFLEEHGVEHTYLEWEGAHDMKFWHESAEKFIPIMMK, encoded by the coding sequence ATGGCATCATTGAACATTGAACTTTTTTCAAATTGCCTGAACAGAGCAACATCTTTTAAAATGATTATTCCCACCGACAGAAGATTTGACCCGCTCAATAAAGCTGAAGAAAATCCTAATTTAAATAGACCGATGAGAACTTTATTTTTGCTGCATGGATATACGGGAAAAGGCGATTGTTGGATTCCTGAACATCTGATTGAACAGTATAACTTTGCTGTTGTCTGTCCGAGTGGTGAAAACAGCTTTTGGTTAAACGGGCTTTCGACAGGTCATGCGTTTCAGTCTTTTGTTGGAGAGGAACTTGTCGATTTTGTAAGGAAAACATTCGGACTTGCAAAAAACAGAGAAGAAACGTATATAATGGGGCTTTCGATGGGCGGATTTGGAGCGCTTCACACAGCTTTAGCTTATCCTGATGTTTTCAGTAAAACAGCTCCGTTATCATCAGCTTTTGTCCAGCATGAAGTTGCAAATATGAATCCGGGAAATCTTGGAAAAGCCCATGAAATTGCAAATTATGACTTTTATCGAGAATGTTTCGGGGAACCTTCAGAACTTTTGGAAAGCGAAAAAAATCCTGAAACTCTTGTCAAAAAACTTTTGCGCGAAAAGAAAAAACTTCCGGAAATCTTCATGTCTGTAGGAACTGAAGATTTTCTTTTGGAACAAAACAGAGCAATGCACAAATTTCTTGAAGAGCATGGAGTTGAACACACTTATCTTGAATGGGAAGGCGCCCACGACATGAAATTCTGGCATGAAAGTGCAGAAAAATTTATTCCAATCATGATGAAATAA
- a CDS encoding plasmid encoded RepA protein yields MGKKLPEKTSLAPVDNSSDELFASLKGLEEKSESKLSLSYIPSFFTTASLPFKNINKTEFVRKGSNGISLILNSPKNVPFGKYGRLLLSVFTTHAVISKIKDAPVEIEFESLSQLLREMQLPRQRGQDIQEQLECFKKATFSFEQKVEKQEQAYLFKNLYGPDEKLPKRDVTVRTTSTGTILFTEGVQYQEIFDEKSKNPRIGKFKIILSANFAHFCQQHGVPINYTVYKDISSPVGKDIYAWLVYRNNSNIKPEGVFIPREKLVEQFMPVAEESDPKIANVNYARIIDQVREIKEKYYPELNVEIDKGGTGLTLFKSPTPVLKDDIRYALISANMDI; encoded by the coding sequence ATGGGAAAAAAATTACCGGAAAAAACATCACTTGCCCCAGTAGACAACTCTTCTGATGAACTTTTTGCATCGTTGAAAGGGCTTGAAGAAAAATCTGAATCAAAACTTTCTTTAAGTTATATTCCGAGTTTCTTTACGACTGCATCACTTCCTTTCAAAAATATAAATAAAACAGAATTTGTAAGAAAGGGAAGCAACGGAATTTCATTGATTTTGAATTCGCCTAAAAATGTTCCGTTTGGAAAATATGGCAGACTTTTGCTGAGCGTTTTTACAACACATGCCGTAATTTCTAAAATAAAAGACGCTCCTGTTGAAATCGAATTCGAATCGCTGTCTCAACTTTTGAGGGAAATGCAACTTCCTCGCCAGAGAGGACAAGATATTCAGGAGCAACTTGAATGTTTTAAAAAAGCAACATTTTCATTTGAACAAAAAGTTGAAAAACAGGAACAGGCATATCTTTTTAAAAATTTATATGGACCTGATGAAAAACTCCCAAAAAGAGATGTTACAGTGCGTACAACTTCAACTGGAACTATTCTTTTTACAGAAGGGGTGCAGTACCAAGAAATTTTTGACGAAAAATCGAAAAATCCCAGAATCGGAAAATTTAAAATAATCCTTTCTGCAAATTTTGCTCATTTTTGCCAGCAACACGGAGTTCCAATCAATTACACTGTCTATAAAGATATTTCAAGTCCTGTCGGAAAAGATATCTACGCATGGCTTGTTTACAGAAACAACAGCAACATAAAGCCTGAAGGAGTTTTTATTCCGAGAGAAAAACTCGTTGAGCAATTTATGCCTGTTGCAGAAGAGTCGGATCCTAAAATTGCGAACGTAAATTATGCCAGAATTATCGATCAAGTTCGAGAGATTAAAGAAAAATATTATCCGGAATTGAACGTAGAAATAGATAAAGGAGGAACGGGATTGACATTGTTTAAAAGTCCTACTCCTGTTCTTAAAGATGATATAAGATATGCTTTGATTTCAGCAAATATGGATATTTAA
- the hcp gene encoding hydroxylamine reductase: MEQEMFCYQCQETAGGKGCTKMGVCGKKADTALEQDKLILATKKLGLAVLEKGAKAEDVKSAAPLAINNLFKTITNANFDNSALEKAIDETQALTSKINGGKTLAENAELGVLATQDEDIRSLRELITYGLKGLAAYLKHALVLGYSDDKINLFVLTALAKLLDKNLTLDDYVALTMETGTYGVQGMALLDKANTETYGNPEITSVNIGVRKNPGILVSGHDLKDLEMLLDQTKGTGVDVYTHGEMLPAHYYPAFKKYENFAGNYGNAWWLQKKEFASFNGPILLTTNCLVPPTDQYKERLFTTNDVGFPGCKHIQDNENGKKDFKEIIELAKKCPPPTEIETGSIVGGFAHNQVFALADKVVDAVKTGAIKRFIVMGGCDGRASSRNYYKEFAESLPKDTVILTAGCAKYKYNKLNLGDIGGIPRVLDAGQCNDSYSLAVIALKLKEVFNLSDINELPIVYNIAWYEQKAVIVLLALLSLGVKNIHLGPTLPAFLSPAIASFLVEKFGIGGISTVEDDLKLFGLK, encoded by the coding sequence ATGGAACAGGAAATGTTTTGTTACCAGTGTCAGGAAACTGCCGGCGGCAAAGGTTGTACGAAGATGGGAGTTTGTGGGAAAAAAGCTGATACGGCTTTAGAGCAAGACAAACTTATTCTCGCTACAAAAAAACTTGGACTTGCAGTGCTCGAAAAGGGAGCTAAAGCGGAAGATGTAAAATCAGCGGCGCCGCTTGCAATCAACAATCTTTTTAAGACAATTACAAATGCCAACTTTGACAACAGCGCTCTTGAAAAAGCAATCGATGAAACACAAGCGTTGACATCAAAAATCAACGGTGGAAAAACACTCGCAGAAAATGCAGAGCTGGGAGTTCTCGCAACTCAAGACGAAGATATCAGAAGTCTTCGGGAACTTATCACCTATGGATTAAAAGGGCTTGCGGCGTATCTCAAACACGCTTTAGTGCTCGGCTATTCAGATGATAAAATCAATTTGTTTGTGCTCACAGCTCTTGCAAAACTTTTGGACAAAAATCTTACCCTCGACGATTATGTTGCACTCACGATGGAAACTGGAACTTATGGCGTTCAGGGAATGGCGCTTTTAGACAAAGCAAATACGGAAACTTACGGTAATCCGGAAATCACTTCGGTAAATATTGGAGTTCGCAAAAATCCCGGCATTCTTGTTTCCGGTCATGACCTAAAAGACCTTGAAATGCTCCTCGACCAAACAAAAGGAACAGGAGTCGATGTCTATACTCATGGAGAGATGCTTCCTGCACATTACTATCCTGCGTTTAAAAAATATGAAAACTTTGCAGGAAATTACGGCAACGCATGGTGGCTTCAGAAAAAGGAATTCGCATCTTTCAATGGACCAATTCTCCTTACAACAAACTGCCTCGTCCCTCCAACTGATCAATATAAAGAGCGCCTGTTTACGACAAATGATGTCGGATTTCCTGGCTGCAAACACATTCAAGATAATGAAAACGGCAAAAAAGACTTCAAAGAAATAATTGAGCTCGCAAAAAAATGCCCGCCGCCGACAGAAATTGAGACAGGTTCTATTGTTGGAGGATTTGCACACAATCAGGTTTTTGCACTTGCGGATAAAGTCGTGGACGCTGTAAAAACAGGCGCAATCAAACGCTTTATCGTCATGGGTGGGTGTGATGGTCGTGCTTCATCTAGAAATTACTACAAGGAGTTTGCTGAATCGCTTCCGAAAGATACTGTGATTCTTACAGCTGGCTGTGCAAAATATAAATACAACAAATTGAATCTCGGAGACATCGGCGGCATTCCTCGAGTTCTTGATGCAGGACAGTGCAACGACAGTTACTCTCTAGCCGTTATCGCTCTCAAACTTAAGGAAGTTTTCAATCTAAGCGATATCAATGAGCTTCCGATTGTTTACAACATCGCATGGTATGAACAAAAAGCGGTGATTGTACTTTTGGCGCTTTTATCACTCGGCGTTAAAAATATCCATCTTGGTCCTACACTTCCGGCATTTCTTTCGCCTGCAATCGCAAGTTTCCTTGTTGAAAAATTCGGAATTGGTGGAATATCTACAGTTGAAGATGATTTGAAACTTTTCGGCTTGAAATAG
- a CDS encoding MarR family winged helix-turn-helix transcriptional regulator, with protein sequence MMAAEGDSLRLGDQLCFSLYVCSKEIVRRYKPFLSDIGLTYTQYITMMVLWEQKRIKVHELGKFLYLDSGTLTPLLKLLEKDGLVVRERNSDDERVVYVSLTKKGEKLKEKAMSVPQKICSCVNLTPEDRENLKKSLEKLLEKLSE encoded by the coding sequence ATGATGGCTGCCGAAGGAGATTCATTGAGACTCGGAGATCAACTTTGTTTTTCTTTATACGTTTGCTCAAAGGAAATAGTGCGCAGATATAAGCCGTTTCTTTCAGACATCGGGTTAACTTATACTCAATACATCACAATGATGGTTCTTTGGGAGCAAAAGCGGATAAAAGTTCACGAGCTTGGAAAATTCCTTTACCTTGATTCGGGAACGCTCACTCCGCTTTTAAAGCTCCTTGAAAAAGATGGGCTTGTCGTGCGCGAACGAAATTCAGATGACGAAAGAGTTGTCTATGTTTCGCTTACTAAAAAAGGTGAAAAACTGAAAGAAAAGGCAATGTCTGTTCCTCAAAAAATATGCTCTTGTGTAAACCTTACACCTGAAGACAGAGAAAATTTGAAAAAATCTCTCGAAAAACTCCTAGAGAAGCTGTCTGAATGA
- a CDS encoding ParA family protein, whose amino-acid sequence MKKIAVSIQKGGVGKTTVSLSLAAELARRGKKVLLIDADPQGNTTGTLLESFSHDLAETLYGDVTIDQAISKTQIENLYIIPTNSIDRKGFRSLRTYRTSEASKEPFIFSDLCEEVKKLNFDYCIFDTSPAFDEFEENIMIASDEVIAVIKADAYSQDGLQIFKNNLESFKKRKHSQNPKFETIVLNEINRSIKLTDIISEGLNEGDFNVVFVPVDQDFKYATLARQTIQQRGGKKETLDALKNLADLVK is encoded by the coding sequence ATGAAAAAAATCGCAGTGTCTATTCAGAAGGGTGGAGTAGGCAAAACAACAGTCAGTTTATCGCTTGCGGCAGAGCTTGCAAGACGTGGTAAAAAAGTTCTTTTGATAGATGCAGACCCGCAAGGAAATACGACAGGAACATTGCTTGAATCTTTCAGCCATGATCTTGCAGAAACTCTTTATGGGGACGTGACAATCGATCAGGCAATATCTAAAACGCAAATTGAAAATCTTTATATCATTCCGACGAATTCAATTGACAGAAAAGGATTCCGTTCTTTGCGGACATACAGAACAAGCGAAGCTTCAAAAGAGCCTTTTATTTTCTCGGACCTTTGTGAAGAAGTAAAGAAGCTCAATTTTGATTATTGTATTTTTGACACATCTCCTGCATTTGACGAATTTGAAGAAAACATAATGATTGCGTCGGACGAAGTTATTGCAGTCATCAAAGCTGATGCGTATTCTCAAGATGGACTTCAGATTTTCAAAAACAACCTTGAAAGTTTTAAAAAACGGAAACACTCTCAAAACCCAAAATTTGAAACAATTGTCCTGAACGAAATCAACAGGTCTATAAAGCTTACTGACATCATTTCGGAAGGGCTGAACGAGGGCGATTTTAACGTTGTTTTTGTTCCTGTAGACCAAGATTTTAAATATGCAACTTTGGCAAGGCAGACAATCCAACAGCGAGGTGGAAAAAAAGAAACTCTTGATGCGCTGAAAAACCTTGCGGATCTTGTAAAATAA
- a CDS encoding HD family hydrolase, with protein sequence MDAKQFLEILHVAERLKNTIRHCTTSNGRPESVAEHSWRISLMALLLRGEFPEYDIDKVIQMCLIHDLGECFTGDIPAFNKTDKDREKEESLLDEWIKSLPDDVSCHLFELLKEMNQQKTNEAKLYKALDKLEALIQHNESPISTWEPQEYRFQKEYGWQNVEFSQWLKELRQQILSDTDEKIARNV encoded by the coding sequence ATGGACGCAAAACAGTTTCTTGAAATTTTACATGTTGCGGAACGGCTGAAAAATACAATCAGGCATTGTACAACGTCAAATGGGCGGCCGGAAAGCGTGGCAGAACACAGTTGGCGGATTTCTTTAATGGCTTTGCTGCTGCGCGGTGAGTTTCCTGAGTATGATATAGATAAAGTCATCCAAATGTGCCTTATTCATGATCTTGGAGAGTGTTTTACCGGTGATATTCCGGCTTTTAATAAGACTGATAAAGACAGGGAGAAAGAAGAATCCCTGCTCGATGAATGGATAAAATCGCTTCCCGACGATGTTTCCTGTCATCTTTTTGAATTGCTCAAAGAGATGAATCAGCAAAAAACAAATGAAGCAAAACTATACAAAGCGCTCGATAAACTTGAAGCTCTTATTCAACACAACGAATCGCCGATTTCTACATGGGAACCGCAGGAGTATCGATTTCAAAAAGAATATGGATGGCAAAATGTTGAATTTTCACAGTGGCTTAAAGAGCTTCGTCAACAGATCCTTTCAGATACTGATGAGAAAATTGCTCGGAATGTGTAA